The following DNA comes from Agromyces mangrovi.
CTCACGGTGCTCGTCTCCCTGTTCGAGCGCGAGACCCCGGTCGAGCTCAGCTTCGACCAGGTCACCAAGCTCTAGCGGGCACCCGCCGCCGCAGAGCGACCACAGACATCCAGACCACCGCCGCCCGGACAGGCCGGGCGCGCGGGAGAGTGCCCCGCCTGGGGCGTTCGAACAGAAAGAGAGAAAACCATGGCACCGAAGAAGAAGGTCACTGGTCTGATCAAGCTTCAGATCAACGCCGGCGCCGCGAACCCCGCTCCGCCCATCGGCCCCGCACTGGGTCAGCACGGCGTGAACATCATGGAGTTCTGCAAGGCGTACAACGCCGCGACCGAGTCGCAGCGCGGCAACGTGATCCCCGTCGAGATCACCGTGTACGAGGACCGCTCGTTCACGTTCGTGCTCAAGACCCCGCCGGCCGCAGAGCTCATCAAGAAGGCCGCAGGCGTGGCCAAGGGCTCGGGCGTTCCGCACACGACCAAGGTCGGCAAGATCTCGCAGGACCAGGTCCGCGAGATCGCGCAGCAGAAGATGGCCGACCTCAACGCGAACGACATCGACGCCGCGTCGAAGATCATCGCGGGCACCGCTCGTTCGATGGGCATCACGGTCGAGTAAGCCTCGATCAGCGGATGCCTCCGCCAAGCGGCATCCGCTCGTCACCAGACATTTTTCGTGGCAGCGCCGGCCAGGCGCGATGACCACACACTCTTCAAGGAGAACCAACATGGCACAGAAGTCCAAGGCCTACCGGGCCGCGGCCGAGAAGATCGAGGCCGGCAAGTACTACACCCCGACCGAGGCGGTCGCCCTCGCGAAGGAGACCGGCTCGGCGAAGTTCGACTCGACCGTCGAGGTCGCGCTGAAGCTCAACGTCGACCCCCGCAAGGCGGACCAGATGGTGCGCGGCACCGTCATCCTCCCGCACGGCACGGGCAAGACCGCCCGCGTGATCGTGTTCGCGACCGGTGACGCGGCCGAGGCCGCCATCGCCGCTGGTGCGGACGAGGTCGGCGGCGCCGACCTGATCGCCAAGGTCGCCGACGGCTACACCGCCTTCGACGCCGCGGTCGCAACCCCCGAGCTGATGGGCCAGGTCGGCCGTCTCGGCAAGGTGCTCGGCCCGCGCGGCCTCATGCCGAACCCGAAGACCGGCACCGTGACCCCGAACCCGGCCAAGGCCGTGTCCGACATCAAGGGCGGCAAGATCGAGTTCCGCGTCGACAAGCACGCCAACGTGCACTTCGTCGTCGGCAAGGCCGGCTTCACCGCCGAGCAGCTCAACGAGAACATCGCGACCGCCCTCGAGGAGGTCGTGCGCCTCAAGCCGTCGAGCGCCAAGGGCCGCTACATCCAGAAGGGCTCGGTCTCGACCACCTTCGGCCCCGGCATCCCGCTGGACGTCAACAGCATCTAGTCGATCCGTCGACTCGCGCAAGGGCCCGCTTCGGCGGGCCCTTGTCGTATCTGGGGGCTTCCCCGGATCCCTCCCGGAAGCTCGGGGAGTAGGTTCCGGAGCATGGACGTCGCAGTCCTTGCCGGAGTCGTCGCCACGGCGATGTTCGCGATCAGCCACTTCCCGATGCTGCGGAAGGCGATCGTCACCCGAGACCTGCACTCCTACAGCCTCGGCAACCTCGTGCTGCTGAACCTCGCGAACCTGATCTACTCGTTGTACGTCTTCACCCTCCCGGTCGGCCCGATCTGGATCCTGCACAGCTTCTACGTCGCCGTGGCGGCCACGATGCTCGCGCTCTACCTCGGCACCGGGGCCCATCGTTCGGACCGCATCCGGGCACGTGCTCGGCGCGTGCGTCGCGCGTCCGCGCACGACGCCCTGCCCGTGTGACGTGCGCACCGCGGCGGGGCGGTGGGAGGATGCCGTCATGGGGGAAGTCACCGACTACATCGCCTCGCTCGACGGGCAGGACCGCGAGGCCGTGCAGCACGTCTACGACCGCGCGCGGGCGCTCGTGCCCGAGGCGGAGGAGGGCGTCGGGTACGGCATGGCGGCGCTTCGCTACCGGGGCAAGGCGCTCATCGCCGTGCAGGCGGCGAAGGGACACCTCGGCCTGTACCCGTTCAGCCCGGAGGCGGTCGCGGCGGTGGCATCCGATCTCGCCGGGTTCTCGCTCTCGAAGGGCACGATCCGCTTCTCGGCCGATCGCCCCGTGCCCGACGACGTGCTCGATAGGCTGATCCTCACCCGGCGTGAGCAGATCGACGGCGGCTGAGAGGAACGCGTGGCGGCATCGGAGTTTCGTGCACCGGGGTTCGTCGTGGTCGACGGCAGTCGCGCGGGGGACCGGCTCGAGGTGCCTCCCGGCCGCAGCACGATCGGTCGCAAGGGCGACCTCGAGCTGGTGCTCGACGACGCCGGGGTGAGCCGCGTGCACGCGCGCGTCGAGCGCACCGGCGACGCGGTACGGCTCACCGACCTCGGGTCGACGAACGGCACGACCGTGAACGATCGCCCGGTGACGAGCGCGCAGCCCCTGGTCGACGGCGATCGCGTCGGCATCGGTTCGGTCGAGTTGGCGTTCGAGGGTGCCAGGCATCCCGCGACGGGCCCGGGCGACACGAGCGGGCGCGCGGCCCCGCGCACGCCGGCCTCCGGACGCCGGCGGGTGCGGCTCGTGCGCGTGCTGGTGGTCGGCGGCCTCGTCGAGGCGGCGGTCGTCGTCGCGATCGTGGTGGGCATCGTGGCGACCGGCGGCGTGCTCGGCAGCGTGCTGCTCGTGCTCGCGCCGGTGCTGGGACTCGCGGCCGCGGCGGTGTCGATCGTGCGCCAGGAGCGCGCCGGCCGCGCCGCCGAGCGGCACGCGGTGCCCGCGGCTCAGCCCGGCGGGGAGCCGCCCACCGGCCGACCGGACGCGTCCGCGGGCCCGCGCACCGTCGCGACGCCCGGCGGCCCCGCCGTGCCGGCGCCGCCGACCGAGCCGACCACGCGCCCGCGGGCGAGGGGCATGGACTCGACGACCACCGAGGCGCCGCGCATCGACGCGGACACCCCGGCGAGCGGTGCGGTCACGGCCGCGGTCGCGGCGGTCGTCTCCGTCGCGGTCGTGGGACTCGCCGGCGGCCTTGTGGTTGCCCTCGTCGCACTCGTCGTGCAGGCGACCGGGGTGGTCTGAGCGAGCGGATGCTCCGGGGCATCCGCCCGCCCGCGCCTGATGGGGCGCTCAGCCGACGCGGATGAGCTTCTTGTTCACGAACTCGTCGGTCGCGAACCGGCCGAGCTCGCGGCCCGAGCCGGAGCGCTTGATGCCGCCGAACGGCAGCTCCGCGCCGTCGGCGAGCACGAGGTTCACGAAGACCATGCCGGCCTCGATGCGGTCGGCCACGCGGGCGGCCTGCTCGGGATCGGTCGAGTAGACGTACGAGCCGAGCCCGTACGGGGTGTCGTTCGCGATCGCCACGGCCTCCGCCTCGTCGGCGGCGCGGTAGACCTGGGCGATCGGCCCGAAGAACTCCTCGTGGCGGGCGTCGGCGCCGGCCGGCACGTCGGTGAGCACGCCCGGCTGCACGAACGCGCCCGAGCGTGCGCCGCCCGTGAGCGTCGCGCCCTGCGCGACGGCGCGGTCGAGCTGCTCCTGCAGGCGCTCGGCCGCGGTCTGCGACGAGAGCGGGCCGACGGCCGCGTCGGGCGAGTTCGGGTCGACCGCCTCGACGGCGGTGATGGCCGCGGTGAACTTCTCGACGAACGCGTCGTAGTGCTCGTCGAGCACGATGAACCGCTTGGCGGCGTTGCACGACTGGCCCGAGTTGTCGAGGCGAGCGTCGGCGGCGGCCTGCACGGTCGCGTCGAGGTCGTCGGTCGAGAGCAGGATGAACGGGTCGGACCCGCCGAGCTCGAGCACGACCTTCTTGAGGTTGCGGCCGGCGATCTCGGCGACCGCGGCACCGGCGCGCTCGGAACCGGTGAGCGACACGCCCTGCACGCGCGGGTCGGCGATGACCGTCTCGATCTGCGCGTTCGTCGCGTAGACGTTCACGTAGGCGCCGTCGGGGAAGCCGGCGTCGCGCATGATCTGCTCGATCGCGGCGGCCGACTCGGGGCACTGCGGGGCGTGCTTCAGGATGATGGTGTTGCCGACCACCAGGTTCGGGCCGGCGAAGCGGGCCACCTGGTAGTACGGGAAGTTCCACGGCATGATGCCGAGCAGCACGCCGAGCGGGCTGCGGCGCACGACCGCGGTGCCCTCGCCCGCGAGCAGGTCGATCGGCTCGTCGGCCGTGAACTCCTCGGCGTGGTCGGCGTAGTACGTGTAGATGTCGGCCGCGAAGTCGACCTCGCCGAGCGCGTGCTCGAGGGGCTTGCCCATCTCGCGCACGATGATCGCGGCGAGCTCCTCGCGGCGCTCGGTGTGCAGCTCGGCGACGCGGCGCACCAGCGCGGCGCGGTCGGCGAGCGGCGTCTCGCGCGACCAGCCCGTGAACGCGCCGTGCGCCCGGTCGATCGCGCCGGACAGCTCGTCGTCGGTGATGGTCGGGTAGGTGGCGAGGGTCTCGCCGGTCGCGGGGTTGACCACTGCGTAATCGCTCATGCGAACAGCCTAGGTCTGCGGGCGGATGCGGGTGCCCGACGTGTTGGCGGAAATGCGCGCGCGACCGTACAACGTGTACAGCGAAGGTCAGCCGACGCGGATGAGTTTCTTGTTCACGAACTCATCGACGGCGAACCGACCGAGCTCGCGGCCCGAGGCGGAGCGTTTGATGCCGCCGAACGGAAGCTCCACCCCGCCGTGCGCGCCGTTGACGAACACCATGCCCGCTTCGATGCCGTCGGCGACGCGCATGGCCTGTTCCGGGTCGGTCGAGTAGATGTAGGAGCCGAGCCCGAACGGGGTGTCGTTCGCAATGGCCAGGGCGTCTGCCTCGTCGGCGGCGCGGTAGACCTGGGCGATCGGCCCGAAGAACTCCTCGTGGCGGGCGTCGGCGCCGGCCGGCACGTCGGTGAGCACGCCCGGCTGTACGAACGCGCCCGAGCGTGCTCCGCCGGTGAGGGTCGCGCCCTGGGCGACGGCGCGATCGAGCTGCTCTTGCAGCCGGTCGGCCGCGGTCGACGAGGACAACGGACCGATCACGGCGTCGTCGGTGTTCGGGTCCGAGGCCTCGACCGAGGTCGCCCTGGCGGTGAACAGCTCGACGAACGCCTCGTAGTGCTCGTCGAGCACGATGAAGCGCTTGGCGGCGGTGCACGCCTGACCGGTGTTGCCGAGGCGTGCGTCGACCGCGGCCTGCACGGTCGCATCGAGGTCGTCGGTCGAGAGCAGGATGAACGGATCGGAACCGCCGAGCTCGAGCACGACCTTCTTGAGGTTGCGGCCGGCGATCTCGGCGACCGCGGCGCCCGCGCGCTCCGAGCCGGTGAGCGACACGCCCTGCACCCGCGGGTCGGCGATGACCGTCTCGATCTGCGCATTCGTCGCGTAGATGTTGACGTAGGCGCCGTCGGGCAGTCCCGCATCGCGCGTGATCTGCTCGATCGCGGCGGCCGACTCGGGGCACTGCGGGGCGTGCTTCAGGAGGATCGTGTTGCCCCTCCCCAGGTTCGGACCGGCGAACCGGGCCACCTGGTAGTACGGGAAGTTCCACGGCATGATGCCGAGCAGCACGCCGAGGGGGCTCCGGCGCACCACGGCTGTGCCCTCGCCCGAGAGGAGCTCGATCGGTTCGTCCGTCGTGAACTCCTCGGCGTGGTCGGCGTAGTAGCCGTAGATCTCGATGGCGAGCCCCACCTCGCCACGGGCTTGCGCGATGGGCTTTCCCATCTCGCGCACGACGATCGCGGCGAGCTCCTCGCGACGTTCGGCGTGCAGTTCGGCCATGCGATGGGCGGGGCGGTGGAAGACGCAGCGGCGATTTTCGGAGGTGGACCGTACAACGTGTACAGGCGGGCGGCGCGGGGACGCCGGATAGTCTGCGGTGCATGACCGACCGCGCGCCGCTGCGAGGCATCCGCGTCGCCGACTTCTCGCGCGTGCTCGCGGGGCCGTACGCGACCATGCTGCTCGCCGACTTCGGCGCCGACGTGGTGAAGATCGAGTCGCCCGAGGGCGACGGCACCAGGCAGTGGTCGCCGCCCGTGGACGCGCGCGGCGACGCCACCTACTTCGCGGCCGTGAACCGCAACAAGCGGTCGGTCGTGTGCGACCTCGCCACGCCGGAGGGCCGGGCGCGGGCGTGGGAGCTCGCGACGACCGCCGACGTCGTGGTCGAGAACCTGCGGCCGGGCGCGATGGCCTCGTTCGGGCTCGGCGCCGACGCGCTGCGGTCGGCGAACCCGCGGCTCGTCACCTGCGCGATCACTGGATTCGGCAGCGGCGCCGGCGCCGCGCTGCCCGGGTACGACCTGCTCGCGCAGGCGCTGGGCGGGCTCATGAGCATCACGGGGCCGGCCGACGGGGAGCCGGCGAAGGCGGGCGTCGCCCTGGTCGACGTGCTGGCCGGCATGAACGCGGT
Coding sequences within:
- the rplK gene encoding 50S ribosomal protein L11, whose protein sequence is MAPKKKVTGLIKLQINAGAANPAPPIGPALGQHGVNIMEFCKAYNAATESQRGNVIPVEITVYEDRSFTFVLKTPPAAELIKKAAGVAKGSGVPHTTKVGKISQDQVREIAQQKMADLNANDIDAASKIIAGTARSMGITVE
- the rplA gene encoding 50S ribosomal protein L1 → MAQKSKAYRAAAEKIEAGKYYTPTEAVALAKETGSAKFDSTVEVALKLNVDPRKADQMVRGTVILPHGTGKTARVIVFATGDAAEAAIAAGADEVGGADLIAKVADGYTAFDAAVATPELMGQVGRLGKVLGPRGLMPNPKTGTVTPNPAKAVSDIKGGKIEFRVDKHANVHFVVGKAGFTAEQLNENIATALEEVVRLKPSSAKGRYIQKGSVSTTFGPGIPLDVNSI
- a CDS encoding iron chaperone; the protein is MGEVTDYIASLDGQDREAVQHVYDRARALVPEAEEGVGYGMAALRYRGKALIAVQAAKGHLGLYPFSPEAVAAVASDLAGFSLSKGTIRFSADRPVPDDVLDRLILTRREQIDGG
- a CDS encoding FHA domain-containing protein → MVDGSRAGDRLEVPPGRSTIGRKGDLELVLDDAGVSRVHARVERTGDAVRLTDLGSTNGTTVNDRPVTSAQPLVDGDRVGIGSVELAFEGARHPATGPGDTSGRAAPRTPASGRRRVRLVRVLVVGGLVEAAVVVAIVVGIVATGGVLGSVLLVLAPVLGLAAAAVSIVRQERAGRAAERHAVPAAQPGGEPPTGRPDASAGPRTVATPGGPAVPAPPTEPTTRPRARGMDSTTTEAPRIDADTPASGAVTAAVAAVVSVAVVGLAGGLVVALVALVVQATGVV
- a CDS encoding NAD-dependent succinate-semialdehyde dehydrogenase; the encoded protein is MSDYAVVNPATGETLATYPTITDDELSGAIDRAHGAFTGWSRETPLADRAALVRRVAELHTERREELAAIIVREMGKPLEHALGEVDFAADIYTYYADHAEEFTADEPIDLLAGEGTAVVRRSPLGVLLGIMPWNFPYYQVARFAGPNLVVGNTIILKHAPQCPESAAAIEQIMRDAGFPDGAYVNVYATNAQIETVIADPRVQGVSLTGSERAGAAVAEIAGRNLKKVVLELGGSDPFILLSTDDLDATVQAAADARLDNSGQSCNAAKRFIVLDEHYDAFVEKFTAAITAVEAVDPNSPDAAVGPLSSQTAAERLQEQLDRAVAQGATLTGGARSGAFVQPGVLTDVPAGADARHEEFFGPIAQVYRAADEAEAVAIANDTPYGLGSYVYSTDPEQAARVADRIEAGMVFVNLVLADGAELPFGGIKRSGSGRELGRFATDEFVNKKLIRVG